One window of the Streptomyces sp. NBC_00259 genome contains the following:
- a CDS encoding metal ABC transporter permease, whose product MTLATADIGALLELVPVQRAGLALLLAAVGLPVIGVVIVGLDIMPVRFAMMHVALLGIALGLLTGIDPMLCALVACALAGAGVAPLARTPDGLSGAMGLLMSLAIAAALLVLAVSGVNASGAFALLWGSILSVGTTDLIVLGGLALAVPGLFWWRRRDVALLLYDRELAQCSGVPVRMLTLVLLVLVAVSVAGAIRLTGALLVDALTLLPALAARRLGSSLKSITLWAVGIGIAVNLTGFLIALWLDWPPGPVLVLTAGAVVLAVHLVPERRISSWRAPAAVSLPSSH is encoded by the coding sequence GTGACCCTCGCCACCGCCGACATCGGCGCGCTCCTCGAACTGGTCCCCGTGCAGCGGGCCGGGCTCGCACTGCTGCTGGCCGCTGTCGGGCTACCGGTCATCGGCGTGGTCATCGTCGGACTCGACATCATGCCGGTGCGCTTCGCGATGATGCACGTCGCCCTGCTCGGCATCGCGCTCGGCCTTCTGACCGGCATCGACCCGATGCTGTGCGCGCTCGTGGCGTGCGCCCTGGCCGGGGCGGGCGTCGCACCGCTCGCCCGGACACCGGACGGCCTGTCGGGGGCGATGGGCCTGCTCATGAGCCTGGCCATCGCGGCCGCGCTGCTGGTGCTCGCCGTCTCCGGCGTCAACGCCTCCGGCGCGTTCGCGCTGCTGTGGGGGTCGATCCTGTCCGTGGGCACGACGGACCTGATCGTCCTCGGTGGACTCGCGCTCGCCGTACCCGGGCTCTTCTGGTGGCGGCGCCGGGATGTGGCCCTGCTGCTGTACGACCGGGAACTCGCACAGTGCTCAGGTGTCCCGGTCCGCATGCTCACTCTGGTGTTGCTGGTTCTGGTCGCGGTGTCGGTCGCCGGCGCGATCAGGCTCACCGGCGCCCTGCTCGTCGACGCCCTGACCCTGCTGCCCGCACTCGCGGCGCGCCGCCTGGGCAGCTCACTGAAGTCGATCACTCTCTGGGCGGTCGGCATCGGGATCGCCGTGAACCTGACCGGCTTCCTCATCGCCCTCTGGCTCGACTGGCCTCCCGGGCCGGTCCTCGTCCTGACCGCGGGGGCAGTCGTCCTCGCGGTTCATCTCGTACCCGAACGGAGAATCAGCTCATGGCGCGCACCCGCGGCCGTATCACTTCCCTCCTCGCACTGA
- a CDS encoding metal ABC transporter solute-binding protein, Zn/Mn family: protein MARTRGRITSLLALSAALAALVTGCGSGTDSDTSSKAGADGTKGKPVVVVTTTWEGAFAKAAGAEDVTVIVPQSVHHAPDYDPKPSDLAAVAKADFVLYAPFEPYAEKIKEAAGSKAELVEVNLDNDADKVNAEVARLGKLFGTEDAAATWKTTFATEYAKLSKDLKAAWPGGKSPDVVSQVFTAWAAKLAGATTVGTYGPEAVTPAQLAELSRKKPLLVLDNAHMSTGTVLPDSGAEQVKIVNYPGDDLDLLPVYRNAAAELAKAMSGS from the coding sequence ATGGCGCGCACCCGCGGCCGTATCACTTCCCTCCTCGCACTGAGCGCAGCGCTGGCGGCGCTGGTCACGGGCTGCGGCAGTGGCACCGACAGCGACACGTCGTCCAAGGCCGGCGCCGACGGCACGAAGGGGAAGCCGGTCGTGGTCGTCACCACCACCTGGGAAGGCGCCTTCGCGAAGGCCGCGGGCGCCGAGGACGTCACAGTCATCGTGCCCCAGTCCGTGCACCACGCACCCGACTACGACCCGAAGCCGTCGGACCTCGCGGCGGTCGCCAAGGCCGACTTCGTGCTCTACGCGCCCTTCGAACCGTACGCCGAGAAGATCAAGGAAGCCGCGGGCTCCAAGGCCGAACTGGTCGAGGTGAACCTCGACAACGACGCCGACAAGGTGAACGCCGAAGTGGCGCGGCTGGGCAAGCTGTTCGGCACCGAGGACGCCGCGGCGACGTGGAAGACCACGTTCGCCACGGAGTACGCGAAGCTGTCCAAGGATCTGAAGGCCGCCTGGCCGGGCGGGAAGAGCCCCGACGTGGTCAGTCAGGTCTTCACCGCGTGGGCGGCGAAGCTGGCGGGTGCGACGACGGTGGGCACCTACGGGCCGGAGGCCGTGACTCCGGCGCAGCTGGCCGAGCTGTCGCGGAAGAAGCCGCTCCTGGTCCTGGACAACGCACACATGTCGACGGGGACGGTCCTGCCCGACTCCGGTGCCGAGCAGGTGAAGATCGTCAACTATCCGGGAGATGACTTGGACCTGCTGCCCGTGTACCGCAATGCGGCAGCCGAGCTGGCGAAGGCCATGTCGGGGTCCTAG
- a CDS encoding PepSY-associated TM helix domain-containing protein, translating to MSSRTEEPPQNDDGRTDASGVAPAAVAIAEPAPVPASDPGSGRSWQGVRALLVRLHFYAGVFVAPFLMVAALTGLAYTFTPQLDQLVYGDQLRVEKVGEAPRPLAAQIAAARSAHPEGTLASVITPPGPEDTTRVVLSLPELGDKQRTVFVDPYTAEVQGELTTWYGSTPLTTWLDDLHRNLHLGETGRLYSEVAASWLWVIVAGGLVLWLGRSRGQRAKSARGVLLPDRSARGVRRTRSRHAATGVWLALGLFFLSATGLTWSHYAGERFGQLLDAAEGHAPALDTTLPGAEPPAEGEGGEHAGHGAAHEPASADPADFDAALAVARDAGLGGTVEVTPPADDASTWVVAQGDNVWPVHYDQVAVDTAKGEITSHSRWADYPLMAKLSKLGVQGHMGILFGIVNQIVLAVIAIGLIAVTVWGYRMWWQRRPIRDDRTAVVGKAPARGTWRRLPLPVLVLGIPAVAALGWALPVFGVTLAAFFVVDVVAGLVRRGRAA from the coding sequence ATGTCTTCCAGAACCGAAGAACCACCACAGAACGACGACGGTCGTACCGACGCCTCTGGTGTCGCGCCGGCAGCGGTCGCCATCGCCGAGCCCGCCCCGGTCCCTGCGTCCGACCCCGGGAGCGGCCGGTCCTGGCAGGGCGTACGGGCCCTGCTCGTACGGCTCCACTTCTATGCCGGCGTGTTCGTCGCGCCCTTCCTGATGGTGGCCGCCCTGACCGGGCTGGCCTACACCTTCACGCCGCAGCTGGACCAGTTGGTCTACGGCGACCAGCTGCGCGTCGAGAAGGTGGGCGAGGCGCCGCGTCCGCTGGCGGCGCAGATAGCCGCCGCCCGGTCCGCCCACCCGGAGGGCACCCTGGCCTCCGTCATCACCCCGCCCGGGCCGGAGGACACCACGCGGGTGGTGCTGTCGCTGCCGGAGCTCGGTGACAAGCAGCGCACCGTGTTCGTCGACCCGTACACCGCCGAGGTACAGGGCGAGCTGACCACCTGGTACGGCTCGACGCCGCTCACCACATGGCTCGACGACCTCCACCGCAATCTGCACCTGGGCGAGACCGGCCGCCTCTACTCGGAGGTCGCCGCGAGCTGGCTCTGGGTGATCGTCGCGGGCGGTCTCGTGCTCTGGCTCGGACGCAGTCGTGGACAGCGGGCCAAGTCCGCGCGGGGCGTTCTGCTTCCCGACCGCTCCGCCCGGGGTGTGCGCCGCACCCGCAGCCGGCACGCGGCCACGGGCGTGTGGCTGGCACTCGGTCTGTTCTTCCTGAGCGCCACCGGTCTGACCTGGTCGCACTATGCGGGCGAGCGGTTCGGGCAGTTGCTGGACGCGGCCGAGGGCCACGCGCCCGCGCTGGACACGACGCTTCCCGGCGCGGAGCCTCCCGCGGAGGGTGAGGGTGGGGAGCACGCCGGGCACGGCGCCGCCCATGAGCCCGCTTCCGCAGATCCGGCCGATTTCGACGCGGCCCTGGCCGTGGCCCGGGACGCCGGTCTCGGCGGAACGGTGGAGGTGACGCCTCCCGCCGACGACGCGAGTACGTGGGTCGTGGCACAGGGCGACAACGTCTGGCCGGTGCACTACGACCAGGTCGCCGTGGACACCGCCAAGGGCGAGATCACCTCCCACAGCCGGTGGGCGGACTACCCGCTCATGGCCAAGCTCAGCAAGCTCGGTGTGCAGGGGCACATGGGGATCCTCTTCGGGATCGTCAACCAGATCGTCCTGGCCGTGATCGCGATCGGCCTCATCGCCGTGACCGTCTGGGGCTACCGCATGTGGTGGCAGCGTCGCCCGATCCGCGACGACCGCACGGCAGTGGTCGGCAAGGCACCGGCCCGTGGAACCTGGCGGAGGCTACCGCTGCCCGTGCTCGTCCTGGGCATTCCGGCGGTCGCCGCTCTCGGTTGGGCGCTGCCGGTCTTCGGCGTGACGCTGGCTGCCTTCTTCGTCGTGGATGTGGTGGCCGGTCTGGTCCGGCGAGGCCGGGCCGCATAA
- a CDS encoding class I adenylate-forming enzyme family protein, with protein sequence MTVALHDLLPADLRRSWAIDGTCPDLDLYSLFRARQIADLHRTAVLDAKGKLCYTALDRKVRCLATGLRDLGIGPGNVVGVQLPNNRNAVIADLALAALGAVALPFPVGRGILEAECLLRRAEAVAVIASVEHRGNHHAADLLALASALPALRHVIAAGPGSVPEGTVPLSRLLRSDASAFVPARPDPDAAARILVSSGSEAEPKMVAYSHNALAGGRGNFLASLMPDRTPPRCLFLVPLASAFGSNGTAVTLARHGGTLVLLDHFTPEAALAAMREHEPTHILGVPTMVRMMLDRLDGEFDASGPDASRLDDSRSDGSGGGLPVPTALVLGGSALDEATAEQATRAFGCPVVNLYGSADGVNCHTGLDSDTPAADGHGVVAGRPDPRVADIRIAHPATHEQLPDGAIGEIIALGPMTPLCYVATPDLDARYRTPDGWVRTGDLGYLDGDGTLHIVGRLKDVVIRGGANISPAEVERELVTHPLVRDVVCVGVPDEVMGERLAACVVPRTADALTLESLCAHLAERGLEQRKHPERLLVIAELPLTPAGKPDRAGLRLRLTVDSAPPESRQTASALAEAS encoded by the coding sequence GTGACCGTCGCCCTGCACGACCTCCTGCCCGCCGACCTCCGCCGCTCCTGGGCGATCGACGGCACCTGCCCCGACCTCGACCTCTACAGCCTCTTTCGCGCCCGGCAGATCGCGGACCTGCACCGCACCGCCGTCCTCGACGCCAAAGGGAAGCTCTGTTACACCGCGCTCGACCGGAAGGTGCGATGTCTGGCCACCGGCCTCAGAGACCTCGGCATAGGCCCGGGCAATGTGGTCGGCGTCCAACTCCCCAACAACCGCAACGCCGTCATCGCCGACCTCGCCCTTGCCGCACTCGGCGCCGTGGCGCTGCCTTTCCCCGTCGGCCGCGGCATCCTGGAAGCCGAATGCCTGCTGCGCCGGGCAGAGGCCGTCGCCGTCATCGCTTCCGTCGAGCACCGCGGCAACCACCATGCCGCCGACCTCCTCGCCCTGGCTTCCGCCCTGCCCGCCCTCCGCCACGTCATCGCGGCAGGGCCCGGCAGCGTCCCAGAAGGAACGGTTCCTCTCTCCCGGTTGCTGCGCTCGGACGCGAGCGCCTTCGTCCCGGCACGCCCCGACCCGGACGCCGCGGCCCGCATCCTCGTCTCCTCCGGATCCGAGGCCGAGCCGAAGATGGTCGCCTACTCCCACAACGCCCTGGCCGGTGGCCGGGGCAACTTCCTCGCCTCGCTCATGCCCGACAGGACCCCGCCGCGCTGCCTGTTCCTGGTGCCGCTCGCCTCGGCCTTCGGCTCGAACGGCACCGCCGTCACCCTCGCCCGGCACGGTGGAACACTCGTGCTCCTCGACCACTTCACCCCCGAGGCCGCACTCGCCGCGATGCGGGAGCACGAGCCCACGCACATCCTGGGCGTGCCCACGATGGTGCGCATGATGCTCGACCGGCTCGACGGCGAGTTCGACGCCTCCGGACCCGACGCCTCCCGGCTCGACGACTCCCGATCCGACGGCTCCGGTGGGGGACTGCCCGTACCCACGGCGCTGGTCCTCGGCGGCTCCGCCCTCGACGAGGCCACGGCCGAACAGGCCACCCGCGCGTTCGGCTGCCCGGTCGTCAACCTCTACGGATCGGCCGACGGCGTCAACTGCCACACCGGGCTGGACAGCGACACCCCGGCGGCCGACGGCCATGGTGTCGTCGCGGGACGCCCGGACCCGCGCGTCGCCGACATCCGCATCGCCCACCCCGCCACCCACGAACAGCTGCCGGACGGAGCGATCGGGGAGATCATCGCGCTCGGCCCGATGACACCGTTGTGCTACGTCGCTACCCCGGACCTCGACGCCCGCTACAGGACCCCCGATGGCTGGGTACGCACCGGCGACCTCGGATACCTCGACGGCGACGGCACACTGCACATCGTGGGGCGCCTCAAGGACGTCGTCATCCGAGGCGGCGCCAACATCAGTCCCGCGGAGGTCGAGCGGGAACTGGTCACCCATCCCCTCGTACGCGACGTGGTCTGCGTCGGCGTACCGGACGAGGTGATGGGCGAGCGCCTCGCGGCCTGCGTCGTACCGCGCACCGCCGACGCGCTGACGCTCGAGTCACTGTGCGCGCACCTGGCGGAGCGGGGACTCGAGCAGCGCAAGCACCCGGAGCGCCTTCTGGTGATCGCGGAACTGCCACTGACCCCGGCGGGCAAACCCGACCGGGCAGGACTGCGCCTGCGGCTGACAGTCGACTCCGCGCCGCCCGAAAGCCGGCAGACGGCATCTGCACTGGCCGAGGCAAGCTGA
- a CDS encoding CoA transferase, which yields MASPATTQTVRPLDGLRLDTSGPPEPAGLVAQHLRLLGAVGEDLDPGPSEQGGAARITLSGGDFSDAEARVAWADDALSGITDEATAQAATGIMAVHGRRDGEPGGLAADYAATATAVLTVQGLLAGLLGQARGGPAARVATSADRAGLLTVSQYLAASGADEGEAVELASGGPPFTACDGTLFELETLDPGAWAAFWRALDAPADAIRAGWRPFQFRYATACAPFPQTLHVITLAHTWSRILRAASESGAQVCPLHPLAARAAEHDGAALWSLTPWGTGHRRPALAPAATGPLSGLTVLEAGRRIQAPLAAHLLGLLGAEVIRIEPPGGDPLRGMPPACSGVSARWLALNRGKKAVEVDIKAESDRRRLREMAAHADVFLHNWAPGKAAQLGLDADDLAAVNPALVYAYTSGWAGRLPGAPMGTDFMVQARTGVGAAVRPADETPAPSLMTLLDVLGGLLGAEAVLAGLLLRERTGQGVRVDSSLLGAADLLTAPALHRVATGGNARRPAGFRRPLRTADGWIAPTDPCAVAARAYDLRQMSTGEALTLLREHGLSATAVTTDLADLQHDPRFAGSISRDAHGAFAVPDPWSFT from the coding sequence ATGGCGTCACCAGCCACCACGCAGACGGTCCGGCCGCTCGACGGACTTCGGCTCGACACTTCCGGACCGCCGGAGCCGGCCGGGCTCGTGGCTCAGCATCTGCGGCTTCTGGGAGCGGTCGGCGAGGACCTGGATCCAGGCCCGTCGGAGCAAGGCGGCGCCGCCCGCATCACGCTGAGCGGAGGAGACTTCTCCGATGCTGAAGCGCGAGTGGCCTGGGCGGACGACGCCCTCAGCGGGATCACCGACGAGGCCACCGCGCAGGCCGCCACCGGCATCATGGCCGTGCACGGTCGGCGCGACGGTGAACCGGGCGGCCTCGCCGCCGACTACGCCGCCACCGCGACAGCCGTTCTCACCGTCCAGGGCCTCCTCGCCGGGCTGCTGGGCCAGGCCCGCGGAGGCCCGGCGGCACGCGTGGCCACGAGCGCGGACCGGGCCGGACTGCTGACGGTCTCCCAGTACCTCGCCGCGAGCGGAGCCGATGAAGGCGAGGCTGTCGAACTCGCGTCCGGCGGACCGCCGTTCACCGCCTGCGACGGCACCCTCTTCGAGCTGGAGACGCTGGACCCCGGAGCCTGGGCCGCCTTCTGGCGCGCCCTTGACGCGCCGGCCGACGCCATACGGGCCGGGTGGCGCCCCTTCCAGTTCCGGTACGCCACAGCCTGCGCCCCCTTCCCGCAGACGCTGCACGTCATCACGCTCGCCCACACGTGGTCGCGGATACTCCGGGCGGCGTCGGAATCCGGTGCGCAGGTGTGCCCGCTGCACCCCCTGGCCGCACGCGCCGCCGAGCACGACGGAGCCGCCCTCTGGTCGCTCACCCCCTGGGGAACGGGGCACCGTCGCCCAGCACTCGCCCCTGCCGCGACCGGGCCGCTGTCCGGATTGACCGTGCTGGAGGCGGGCCGTCGTATCCAGGCACCGCTCGCCGCCCATCTGCTGGGGCTGCTGGGTGCCGAGGTGATCAGGATCGAGCCGCCCGGCGGTGATCCGCTGCGCGGGATGCCACCCGCCTGTTCAGGCGTCTCCGCCCGCTGGCTCGCTCTGAACCGCGGCAAGAAGGCGGTCGAGGTGGACATCAAGGCGGAGTCCGACCGGCGTCGGCTGAGGGAGATGGCGGCACATGCCGATGTGTTCCTGCACAACTGGGCCCCGGGCAAGGCCGCCCAACTCGGCCTCGACGCGGACGACCTGGCCGCCGTCAACCCCGCGCTCGTCTACGCCTACACCAGCGGCTGGGCCGGTCGGCTCCCCGGGGCGCCGATGGGGACGGACTTCATGGTGCAGGCCCGCACCGGAGTCGGCGCAGCCGTCCGGCCGGCCGACGAGACTCCCGCCCCGTCCCTGATGACGCTGCTCGACGTCCTGGGCGGCCTCCTCGGCGCCGAGGCCGTCCTCGCGGGACTGCTGCTGCGCGAGCGCACCGGCCAGGGCGTCCGCGTCGACTCCTCCCTGCTGGGTGCGGCCGATCTCCTCACCGCACCCGCACTGCACCGCGTTGCCACGGGCGGCAACGCGCGGCGACCGGCCGGATTCCGCCGCCCCCTGCGCACGGCGGACGGCTGGATCGCCCCCACCGACCCCTGCGCGGTCGCGGCCCGTGCGTACGACCTCCGCCAGATGTCCACCGGCGAGGCGCTCACGCTGCTACGCGAACACGGCCTCTCTGCCACCGCCGTGACCACGGACCTGGCCGACCTTCAGCACGATCCGCGCTTCGCCGGCTCGATCAGCCGAGACGCGCACGGTGCCTTCGCCGTTCCCGACCCCTGGAGCTTCACGTGA
- a CDS encoding acyl-CoA dehydrogenase family protein: protein MESRGDVTSAPDERMDDIAELKTRVAAFVRERVMPCEPVLDEGGPAAAAVLRDLQDQARRAGLWAMPLPVELGGQGIPLLPYSRLAEAEGASDHGPAALGSAPLLDVLMLKRHGSARVREQYLKALTAGGLRTCYAMTEPDVPGTDPCMTGTRAVRSADGNWTVTGRKWFTSGAGEADLVTVLARTDGDASDRAGLSLFLVPTDRPGFRVVRELPVLGAGGQWEIELDHVTVPGDHLLGERGTALAIAGERLQLGRTLRCLRWLGQAQRAFDLMCERANVRTGSRGPLAGRQLVQQHVFESLLAIRTTRPLVHEAVERIAAGLDAPVEVGLAKVAAARMLHHVVDAAVQVHGAAGLGPDTPLPALLRTGRAARILDGPDELHITSVARRVLRGHNA, encoded by the coding sequence ATGGAGAGTCGAGGCGACGTGACGTCCGCTCCCGATGAACGCATGGACGACATCGCGGAGTTGAAGACTCGGGTGGCGGCCTTCGTACGGGAGCGGGTCATGCCGTGCGAGCCCGTACTGGACGAAGGCGGCCCCGCCGCGGCAGCCGTCCTGCGCGATCTGCAGGACCAGGCCCGGAGGGCGGGGCTGTGGGCCATGCCGCTGCCCGTCGAACTGGGTGGCCAGGGGATTCCTCTGCTTCCGTACTCCCGGTTGGCGGAGGCCGAGGGCGCGAGCGACCACGGTCCGGCCGCCCTGGGCTCCGCTCCCCTGCTGGACGTCCTCATGCTGAAACGCCATGGCAGCGCCCGCGTACGCGAGCAGTACCTCAAGGCGCTGACCGCAGGTGGGCTCCGCACCTGCTATGCGATGACCGAGCCGGACGTCCCCGGCACGGACCCGTGCATGACCGGCACCCGTGCCGTGCGGTCGGCGGACGGGAACTGGACCGTCACCGGCCGCAAATGGTTCACCTCCGGGGCCGGGGAGGCCGACCTGGTGACCGTCCTCGCCCGCACCGACGGAGACGCATCCGACCGCGCAGGACTCTCCCTCTTCCTCGTCCCCACCGACCGTCCCGGCTTTCGCGTGGTCCGAGAACTGCCCGTGCTCGGCGCGGGCGGACAGTGGGAGATCGAGCTGGACCACGTCACCGTCCCGGGCGACCATCTGCTCGGCGAGCGCGGTACGGCCCTCGCCATCGCCGGCGAGCGGCTTCAACTCGGCCGCACCTTGCGCTGTCTGCGCTGGCTCGGCCAGGCACAACGGGCCTTCGACCTCATGTGTGAACGCGCCAACGTCCGTACCGGATCCCGTGGTCCGCTGGCCGGCCGGCAACTGGTCCAGCAGCACGTCTTCGAGTCGCTGCTCGCCATCCGCACCACGCGCCCCCTCGTGCACGAAGCCGTGGAACGGATCGCGGCCGGACTGGATGCCCCTGTCGAAGTGGGCCTGGCCAAGGTCGCCGCGGCCCGCATGCTGCACCACGTGGTGGACGCGGCCGTCCAGGTCCACGGCGCCGCCGGGCTCGGCCCGGACACGCCGCTGCCGGCGCTCCTGCGTACCGGGCGGGCCGCCCGGATTCTCGACGGCCCGGACGAGCTGCACATCACGTCCGTCGCCCGACGGGTCCTGCGCGGCCATAACGCATAG
- a CDS encoding sugar ABC transporter permease, protein MTAAREWADRALADVMDRVAVTASEVGERFPLFADPDSGRWTTTRRGTWTGGFWAGLLWLRAHHTGHAADRAVASACTGRLAEWVDADTATRGLILWYGTALAYGDGEAAEAAALRNEAARACLSAVEPELGLVPWGSAFGGERLLARVDGVPGMVPLLTEAGPDGATAAAAHLHRHLELCLGDGALVPSWRFDTDTGWHACDDPPSGWSRGRAWLLLAVADALLRSGVVAWNTTRLESAAARLACVQEEPSGRLVPLADATRPDGPPDTSAAAITSVALMKLARSPGPRAAEYSRRAHAILELLVTAHLTGPGEKRPAGMLLDGCYDAARGTAPCHELVWGDFFLALALAAHTGLVDIRCV, encoded by the coding sequence ATGACCGCCGCGCGAGAGTGGGCCGATCGTGCGCTTGCGGACGTGATGGACCGGGTGGCGGTCACCGCGTCGGAAGTCGGGGAGCGCTTCCCGCTGTTCGCCGATCCGGACAGCGGCCGCTGGACGACGACCCGGCGCGGTACGTGGACCGGCGGGTTCTGGGCCGGGTTGCTGTGGCTGAGGGCCCACCACACCGGCCATGCGGCGGACCGTGCCGTGGCTTCGGCGTGCACGGGCCGGCTGGCGGAGTGGGTGGACGCCGACACCGCCACCCGCGGGCTGATCCTCTGGTACGGAACCGCACTCGCGTACGGAGATGGCGAGGCCGCGGAGGCCGCCGCGCTCCGCAACGAGGCAGCCCGCGCCTGTCTGTCCGCAGTGGAGCCCGAACTCGGCCTGGTGCCCTGGGGGTCGGCGTTCGGAGGCGAGCGGCTGCTGGCCCGGGTGGACGGCGTACCCGGCATGGTGCCGCTCCTCACCGAAGCGGGCCCGGACGGTGCGACGGCCGCCGCCGCGCACCTGCATCGCCATCTCGAACTCTGCCTCGGTGACGGCGCTCTCGTCCCGTCGTGGCGCTTCGATACGGACACCGGCTGGCACGCGTGCGACGATCCGCCCTCCGGCTGGAGTCGCGGACGTGCGTGGCTGCTGCTGGCAGTGGCCGATGCGCTGCTCCGTTCCGGCGTCGTGGCGTGGAACACGACCCGCCTGGAGTCCGCAGCGGCACGGCTGGCCTGCGTTCAGGAAGAACCGTCCGGACGCCTTGTACCCCTGGCCGATGCGACGCGGCCCGACGGCCCGCCGGACACGTCGGCCGCCGCGATCACGTCAGTCGCGCTCATGAAGCTCGCCCGCAGCCCCGGGCCGCGAGCGGCAGAGTACTCCCGTCGCGCCCACGCGATTCTGGAGCTTCTCGTCACCGCGCACCTCACCGGGCCCGGTGAGAAGCGTCCGGCCGGGATGCTGCTGGACGGCTGCTACGACGCGGCACGAGGCACCGCCCCCTGCCACGAGCTGGTGTGGGGCGACTTCTTCCTCGCGCTCGCGCTCGCCGCGCACACGGGCCTCGTCGACATCCGGTGCGTGTAG
- a CDS encoding MFS transporter, which yields MSEDRVTEKAPAVGSRGGLTALLTCAMAFSMLQLFLLGALGPRLVDDLDISATVLGLTTTIGFGTAAVLSPSSGRIVDRVGPRRALVTLLLVSAVALGLIGAAPGAGILLAAVAVGGLPQALANPATNKAILATVAPAGRGSVTGTKQSGVQLGAFAAGLPLVALAAWAGWRGAVWTAAGAAVVAALWALRVLPPDPPAKGTAPRTTLVPRGAIAWLAAFSLLLGCGIASVNTYLALFGVRELAMGPTAAGALVAVLGVAGIAGRVGWSKAATPGRAEWLPSRLAAGAVLAALLLAGALLVHQLAWVAAVAVGVFAVSGNAVSMVLVMQRAAPGRAGQDSALVSAGFFAGFAMGPPIFGLLAEAGRYGPGWLLVAAEFAAAGIVAYAWARRERRKSTVPA from the coding sequence TTGAGCGAGGACAGGGTGACGGAGAAGGCACCGGCAGTGGGCTCGAGAGGAGGGCTGACGGCGCTGCTCACGTGTGCCATGGCCTTCTCGATGCTGCAACTCTTCCTGCTCGGCGCCCTCGGCCCTCGCCTGGTGGACGACCTGGACATCTCCGCCACGGTGCTGGGGCTGACGACCACGATCGGGTTCGGTACGGCGGCTGTTCTGTCTCCCTCGAGCGGCCGGATCGTGGACCGGGTCGGCCCGAGGCGTGCGCTCGTCACGCTCTTGCTCGTCTCCGCCGTCGCGTTGGGGCTCATCGGCGCGGCGCCGGGCGCCGGGATCCTCCTCGCTGCGGTCGCCGTGGGCGGACTGCCGCAGGCGCTGGCCAATCCGGCGACGAACAAGGCGATTCTTGCCACTGTTGCGCCGGCCGGGCGGGGCTCGGTGACCGGGACGAAGCAGTCGGGTGTGCAGCTGGGCGCTTTCGCGGCAGGGCTGCCCCTCGTGGCGCTGGCCGCCTGGGCCGGGTGGCGCGGGGCGGTATGGACGGCCGCGGGCGCGGCAGTCGTGGCTGCTCTCTGGGCGCTCCGCGTGCTGCCGCCCGACCCTCCCGCGAAGGGCACGGCACCGCGCACGACCCTGGTTCCGCGTGGCGCCATTGCGTGGCTCGCGGCGTTCTCTCTGCTGCTGGGGTGTGGAATCGCCTCGGTCAACACCTACCTGGCCTTGTTCGGGGTCCGGGAACTGGCGATGGGGCCCACGGCCGCTGGTGCACTGGTCGCGGTGCTGGGTGTCGCGGGGATCGCAGGTCGGGTGGGCTGGTCGAAGGCCGCCACGCCGGGTCGGGCCGAGTGGCTGCCGAGCCGGCTGGCCGCAGGGGCTGTCCTGGCGGCGTTGCTGCTGGCGGGTGCGTTGCTTGTGCATCAGCTGGCCTGGGTGGCCGCTGTGGCGGTGGGAGTGTTCGCCGTGTCCGGGAACGCGGTCTCGATGGTGCTGGTGATGCAGCGCGCCGCCCCTGGACGGGCGGGGCAGGACTCGGCACTTGTTTCGGCCGGATTCTTCGCCGGGTTCGCCATGGGGCCGCCCATCTTCGGGTTGCTCGCTGAGGCGGGCCGTTACGGGCCCGGCTGGCTGCTCGTCGCTGCGGAGTTCGCGGCCGCCGGCATCGTGGCGTACGCATGGGCCCGGCGCGAGCGGCGGAAGAGCACGGTTCCGGCATGA